One Actinomycetospora corticicola genomic window, GGCGCGACGTCTACGCGAACGCCCTGGTCCTCGAGGGCCACCTGGACGAGGCCGAGGCGTTCCTCGCCGAGCACGAGTCCCGGGCGGAGGCCCACGGCAACGCCGCCGAGTGCGCCCGGCTGGCCTGGGCACGCGGCCGCCTGCACGCCGCGCACGGCGACGCGGACGCCGCGCGCGAGTCGTTCGAGACCGCGATCCGGGCCCTGGACGGCATGTCGTTGCGGTGGGACCGCGCCCGCGCCCACTTCGCCTACGGCGGCTCGATGCGCCGGCTCGGGCGGCGCCGCGAGGCCGACACCGTGCTCTCCACCGCGCGCGAACTGTTCCTCGCCCTGGGCGCGACCAGCTACGTCGCGCGCTGCGACCGGGAGCTGCGCGCCGGCGGCGTGCACCAGAGCCGGACCGGCCGGGACGCGAACGGCCTGACGTCGCAGGAGACGGCCGTCGTGCGGCTGGTCAGCACCGGCATGTCGAACAAGGACGTGGCGGCCGAGCTGCAGGTGTCGCCGAAGACCGTCCAGTACCACCTGACCCGCATCTACACGAAGGTCGGCGTCCGGTCGCGCACCGAGCTCGCCCGGCTGCACGTCGAGGAGGAGTCGTCGGCATGAGCGCCCCCACGAGGACCGCCCGCTCCGTCGTCAGCGACCTGGGGGTGATGGAGCGCGAGGCGGGGATGGCGATGGCCACCGTCGTGAGCCTCGCCGACGACGAGCTCGACCGTCCCACCGGCTGCGCGGACTGGACCCGTGCGGACCTCGTCACCCACCTGACCCGGGGTGCCCACGAGCTCGCCGACCTCGTCGGACCGGTGTCCGAGCGCCCGACGGCGGCGTCCACGTCGGCGCGGGAGCTGGCCCGCGCCCTGGACGCGGCGAACCGACGGCTGTCGGCGGCCCTGTCCCGGCTGCGGCACGGGGCGGAGCAGGAGACGGTCGAGGTGCCGTCGTACGGCGAGGTCAGCGTGTACGCGCTCCCGGCGCTGCGAACCGCCGAGCTGGTCGTCCACCACCACGACCTGTCGACGACGTGGGAGTGGCACGAGGCCGCGCCCGATGCCCTCGTCGACGCGATCGAGGCGCGGGTCCTCCGGATGCGGGCCGAGCCGACCGGCCCCGGGTTGCAGGTCGTCGCCCGCGAGGGGGAGGAGTGGACCGTCGGGGACGGCGTCCACCGGATCGAGGGGTACTACGAGGAGCTGCTGCCCTTCCTCGCCCGCGGGGAGGTCGAGCCCGGTCTGCGGATCGTGGGGGAGCCCCCCACGCTGCCGGCGTGGTGAGCACGGCCGACACAGGACTGCGTCCGTGACGACGGCGCTCGTCCTCGACCTCCTGGGCACCTTCGCCTTTGCGTTGAACGGGGCGTTGACGGCGGTCCGGGCCGCGCGGCTGGACATCGTCGGGGTCGTGGTGCTGGGCATGATCACCGCGCTGGGCGGCGGCATCCTCCGCGACATCCTGCTGGGGGCGCTCCCGCCGGCGACGTTCAGCGACTGGCGCTACCTCGTCGTCGCTGCGGCCGGTGGGCTGGTGGCCTTCGCCCTGAGCCGTCAGCTCGAACGGCTCGCGCGGTCGATCACGGTCTTCGACGCCCTGGGCCTGAGTCTCTTCGCGGTGACCGGGGCCGCCCGCGCGGTCGAGCTCGGCGCGGGCGTCGGGCAGGCGGTGCTCCTGGGCACGATCACCGCGGTCGGGGGCGGCACCCTGCGCGACGTGCTCGTGCGCCGGGTGCCGAGCGTGCTGTCGAGCGAGCTGTACGCGATCCCCGCCCTGGTCGGGGCCGCGTTCGTCGTGATCCCGGCCCGCTTCGGGGCCGGTGGCCTGCTCTGGGTGTTCGTCGGCGCCGGGGCCTGCCTGGTGATCCGGCTGCTCGGCGTGGGGTTCCGGATCGATGCGCCGCGGCCACCCGGGGGTGGCTCCGCCCCGTGAGTAGTCATCCGTGCCGGGGCACGGATTACTACTCACGGGCGCGGAGCGCACCCCGTCGTTCCATCAGCAGGACGCCCAACAGGTTGCGGCCGCGCCCGTCGCTGACGCCCCACAGCTGGTCGCCCCAGTCGTTGCCCTCGATCAGGGTGGCCTCGCCGGTCGCGAGCAGGAACCGCCCGGCCTCGGAGTCGGGCGTGAACTTCGCGGCGAGCGCGCGGCGCATCACGTCCGTCCGGCGGTCGCGCCAGTCGGGGACCAGGTCGACCTCGCGGCCGAGCCGTTTCGCCTCGTCCGGGGTCGCCGCGTCCCGGATGCAGTCGTGGTCCTCCGCGGAGACGGCCTTCATCGCCTGGAAGTAGTGCTCGACGGTCGCATAGCGGTGGCCGTCGATGTCCATCGGGTGCTCCGCGAAGTTCGACAGCGTCCAGGTCGGGCCGCGGAACTCGGCCACCATGTCGGTGAGCACGATGGGCGCGTCGTCGTCGGTCACGGCGTGAGCCTGCCACGGCGTCCGGTCGCCGCGAGGTGTCCATGAGGCAGGCCCGAGGGCCGAGCAGCCTGCCTGGTGTGCACCTCGGCGCGGGGGTGGGCCGTGCGGTCGTCCCGAGGGCGACATGGTGCAGGCCAGATGGCCCAACTCCGTGCCTGGTGTGCACCTCGCCGCGCGGGAACCGCCGTCGGAGGGGACATCAGGGCATAACCTCGACCGCGTCGAGGGAGGCACGATGCCGAAGACTCAGGACCGCGTCGGGTCGACCCGGGACCGCATGGTGGACAGCGCCGCCGT contains:
- a CDS encoding NADAR family protein, coding for MTDDDAPIVLTDMVAEFRGPTWTLSNFAEHPMDIDGHRYATVEHYFQAMKAVSAEDHDCIRDAATPDEAKRLGREVDLVPDWRDRRTDVMRRALAAKFTPDSEAGRFLLATGEATLIEGNDWGDQLWGVSDGRGRNLLGVLLMERRGALRARE
- a CDS encoding maleylpyruvate isomerase family mycothiol-dependent enzyme encodes the protein MSAPTRTARSVVSDLGVMEREAGMAMATVVSLADDELDRPTGCADWTRADLVTHLTRGAHELADLVGPVSERPTAASTSARELARALDAANRRLSAALSRLRHGAEQETVEVPSYGEVSVYALPALRTAELVVHHHDLSTTWEWHEAAPDALVDAIEARVLRMRAEPTGPGLQVVAREGEEWTVGDGVHRIEGYYEELLPFLARGEVEPGLRIVGEPPTLPAW
- a CDS encoding TRIC cation channel family protein, translated to MTTALVLDLLGTFAFALNGALTAVRAARLDIVGVVVLGMITALGGGILRDILLGALPPATFSDWRYLVVAAAGGLVAFALSRQLERLARSITVFDALGLSLFAVTGAARAVELGAGVGQAVLLGTITAVGGGTLRDVLVRRVPSVLSSELYAIPALVGAAFVVIPARFGAGGLLWVFVGAGACLVIRLLGVGFRIDAPRPPGGGSAP